A window from Pseudochaenichthys georgianus unplaced genomic scaffold, fPseGeo1.2 scaffold_1742_arrow_ctg1, whole genome shotgun sequence encodes these proteins:
- the LOC139433290 gene encoding proline-rich protein 36-like: MPPALQTPPDAPHPADSSRCPPPCPADSSRCPPPCRLLQMPPAPPCRLLQMPPTLPCRLLQMPPPALQTPPDAPRPADSSRCPPPCRLLQMPPTLPCRLLQMPPARPADSSRCPPPCRLLQMPPALQTPPDAPHPALQTPPDAPRPALQTPPDAPRPADSSRCSLPRPADSSRCPPAPAPADSSRCPPPRPADSSRCPPPCRLLQMPPARPADSSRCPPPFRLLQMPPAPALQTPPDASRPALQTPPDAPRPADSSRCPPAPPCRLLQMPPAPPCRLLQMPPRPALQTPPDAPPAPPCRLLQMPPAPPCRLLQMPPAPPCRLLPMPPAPPCRLLPMPPALQTPPDAPRPALQTPPDAPRPADSSRCQMDV; encoded by the coding sequence TCCTCCAGATGCCCCCTGCCCCGCCCTGCAGACTCCTCCAGATGCCCCCCACCCTGCCCTGCAGACTCCTCCAGATGCCCCCGCCCGCCCTGCAGACTCCTCCAGATGCCCCCCGCCCTGCAGACTCCTCCAGATGCCCCCCGCCCTGCAGACTCCTCCAGATGCCCCCCACCCTGCCCTGCAGACTCCTCCAGATGCCCCCCGCCCGCCCTGCAGACTCCTCCAGATGCCCCCCGCCCTGCAGACTCCTCCAGATGCCCCCCGCCCTGCAGACTCCTCCAGATGCCCCCCACCCTGCCCTGCAGACTCCTCCAGATGCCCCCCGCCCCGCCCTGCAGACTCCTCCAGATGCCCCCCGCCCTGCAGACTCCTCCAGATGCTCCCTGCCCCGCCCTGCAGACTCCTCCAGATGCCCCCCCGCCCCCGCCCCTGCAGACTCCTCCAGATGCCCCCCGCCCCGCCCTGCAGACTCCTCCAGATGCCCCCCGCCCTGCAGACTCCTCCAGATGCCCCCCGCCCGCCCTGCAGACTCCTCCAGATGCCCCCCGCCCTTCAGACTCCTCCAGATGCCCCCCGCCCCCGCCCTGCAGACTCCTCCAGATGCCTCCCGCCCCGCCCTGCAGACTCCTCCAGATGCCCCCCGCCCTGCAGACTCCTCCAGATGCCCCCCCGCCCCGCCCTGCAGACTCCTCCAGATGCCCCCCGCCCCGCCCTGCAGACTCCTCCAGATGCCCCCCCGCCCCGCCCTGCAGACTCCTCCAGATGCCCCCCCCGCCCCGCCCTGCAGACTCCTCCAGATGCCCCCCGCCCCGCCCTGCAGACTCCTCCAGATGCCCCCCGCCCCGCCCTGCAGACTCCTCCCGATGCCCCCCGCCCCGCCCTGCAGACTCCTCCCGATGCCCCCCGCCCTGCAGACTCCTCCAGATGCCCCCCGCCCCGCCCTGCAGACTCCTCCCGATGCCCCCCGCCCTGCAGACTCCTCCAGATGCCAGATGGACGTTTAG